One Ricinus communis isolate WT05 ecotype wild-type chromosome 1, ASM1957865v1, whole genome shotgun sequence DNA window includes the following coding sequences:
- the LOC8270579 gene encoding protein RALF-like 32 — protein sequence MWKSICYHLLATLVVIVLVLEEVTFKSEVAAIVLQATCTRNTQCSATMAERSDTDEEELLMESETSQRLLLGGKFISPGTLRRNIPACGNAERGDPYSATCLPPPSNPYNRGCLRYYKCRHQ from the coding sequence ATGTGGAAGAGCATTTGCTATCATCTTCTTGCAACTCTAGTGGTAATAGTCCTTGTTCTTGAAGAAGTCACTTTTAAGTCTGAAGTTGCTGCTATTGTCCTACAAGCTACTTGTACTCGCAATACACAATGCAGTGCTACCATGGCAGAAAGAAGTGACACTGATGAGGAAGAACTTTTAATGGAGTCCGAGACGAGTCAAAGACTTCTCCTTGGAGGAAAATTTATTAGTCCGGGAACTCTCCGGCGCAATATACCGGCTTGTGGGAATGCTGAAAGAGGTGATCCCTATAGTGCAACCTGCTTACCACCACCATCCAATCCATATAACAGGGGATGCTTAAGGTATTATAAGTGTAGACATCAGTGA
- the LOC112537424 gene encoding protein RALF-like 32, translating into MKQKSIFFPFLFLLILFLILLHLPNKVSSSSSSSSSWACNGSIAECNEELYEMLMESEISRRFLAEKKYISPGALKRDQPVCNGGANGQSYSSSCLPPSSNPHTRGCSKYYQCRSDS; encoded by the coding sequence atgaagcAGAAGTCTATCTTCTTCCCTTTCTTGTTCCTTCTCATATTATTCTTGATCCTATTACATCTTCCAAACAAGGTTTCTTCATCGTCGTCGTCGTCGTCGTCATGGGCCTGCAACGGTTCCATAGCAGAGTGCAACGAAGAATTATATGAGATGTTGATGGAATCAGAAATAAGTAGAAGGTTTCTTGcagagaaaaaatatatatcgcCTGGTGCTTTGAAGAGAGACCAACCAGTCTGCAATGGCGGCGCCAATGGTCAGTCTTATAGCAGCAGCTGCTTGCCTCCCTCTTCTAATCCGCATACTCGTGGCTGTTCTAAGTATTACCAATGTAGGTCTGATTCTTAA